One segment of Anaerolineae bacterium DNA contains the following:
- a CDS encoding creatininase family protein — protein sequence MRFDEMNWMDVEAYLRHDDRLMLVLGACEQHGYLSLLTDVKVPLALADAASERTGVPVAPPLNFGASPYFLAYPGTLSLRISTLMDVVEDLLRSVHGYGFRRVLILNGHGGNIPVRGRVYEVVNTLPDLRVAWYDWWLSHSVEMVAEKYGLRPAHANWLEAFPFTVVAELPKEAKTPPEVPGVVGAKEARQVYGDGSFGGPYQASPEVMEALFNEALKDVLRLLEFAHG from the coding sequence ATGCGCTTTGACGAGATGAACTGGATGGATGTGGAGGCCTACCTGCGTCATGACGATCGTCTGATGCTGGTGCTGGGGGCCTGTGAACAGCACGGCTATTTGAGCCTGCTCACCGATGTCAAGGTGCCCCTGGCCCTGGCCGATGCTGCCAGTGAGCGCACCGGCGTGCCTGTAGCGCCACCGCTGAACTTCGGGGCCTCGCCGTATTTTCTGGCCTATCCGGGCACCTTGAGCCTGCGCATTTCCACCCTGATGGATGTGGTGGAAGACTTGCTGCGCTCGGTGCATGGGTATGGTTTCCGGCGCGTGCTCATCCTGAACGGGCATGGGGGGAACATCCCGGTGCGGGGACGGGTGTACGAGGTGGTCAACACGCTGCCCGATTTGCGGGTGGCGTGGTACGACTGGTGGCTTTCCCACAGTGTGGAGATGGTGGCCGAAAAATACGGCTTACGCCCGGCCCACGCCAACTGGCTGGAGGCTTTCCCCTTCACTGTGGTGGCTGAACTCCCCAAAGAGGCGAAAACGCCGCCCGAGGTGCCGGGCGTGGTGGGGGCAAAGGAAGCCCGCCAGGTGTATGGAGATGGCTCTTTTGGTGGCCCCTATCAGGCTTCCCCAGAAGTGATGGAGGCGTTGTTCAACGAGGCGCTAAAGGATGTGTTGCGCTTGCTGGAGTTTGCCCATGGGTGA